The following proteins are encoded in a genomic region of Carassius auratus strain Wakin unplaced genomic scaffold, ASM336829v1 scaf_tig00030671, whole genome shotgun sequence:
- the LOC113080287 gene encoding supervillin-like — DYYLNHVTQCSQGFVSEASAKIYSPALLKKRAASFGVDDRTSLVKSTNQSTTEIDANILAVLPKVSELRKQFETSIKSDPEMNRKERIARRLEGIEADVPPALTTSMQHTAGLVTNRLLEEDTPRYTRASDPSDPGIVVRRYSRDEIEAPERQSRGRTRPDPQLSAHPEPVGPTPAGSDAASLSSKAERIARYKAERRRQLSERYGILLDQEVDLDYTPRYTRARRESDLSDKGAPPDRGRGESRTRGVALQEQEEGRDRSSSRSKYSSSGIGRVFMPSDPAPNPAPPPSGFDAERERERAMNLENYRRAPERSMKTRPQEAPVPMETTSAQPARGVAVVTVASSPRTARRASLPTTRHGISPGDLFIEQQAQNILNRQGLAALSQSEWSLRRDTDSESYSQINWPSRYQSGSATL, encoded by the exons CTTTGGTGTGGATGACAGGACATCACTGGTTAAAAGTACAAACCAGAGTACAACAGAAATTGATGCAAACATCCTAGCTGTACTGCCCAAAG TTTCAGAGCTAAGGAAGCAATTTGAAACCTCCATCAAAAGTGATCCAGAAATGAACCG GAAAGAGAGAATTGCACGAAGGTTGGAGGGGATTGAGGCTGATGTTCCACCTGCTCTTACTACAAGCATGCAACATACAGCTGGCCTGGTGACCAACCGACTACTGGAGGAGGACACACCACGTTATACACGTGCTTCAGATCCCAGCGATCCAGGCATTGTGG TGCGACGCTACAGCCGTGATGAGATAGAAGCTCCTGAGCGGCAGTCCAGAGGTCGAACACGTCCAGATCCACAGTTGTCCGCACACCCTGAGCCAGTTGGTCCTACGCCAGCTGGTTCTGATGCAGCCAGCCTCAGCTCTAAAGCCGAGCGGATTGCACGCTACAAAGCTGAACGTCGGCGACAATTATCAGAACGTTACGGAATTCTCCTCGACCAGGAGGTGGATCTGGATTACACACCACGCTACACACGTGCACGAAGAGAGTCTGACCTGTCGGACAAAGGGGCTCCTCCTGACAGGGGACGTGGTGAGAGCAGGACAAGGGGCGTGGCATTGCAAGAACAGGAGGAGGGGCGGGACCGAAGCAGCAGCAGGTCTAAATACAGCAGTTCAGGAATAGGGCGAGTCTTCATGCCTTCTGACCCCGCCCCCAATCCTGCTCCTCCTCCATCAGGCTTTGAtgctgagcgagagagagagagggcaatgAACTTGGAAAATTATAGACGAGCACCTGAACGAAGTATGAAAACACGCCCACAGGAAGCACCAGTTCCAATGGAAACAACATCAGCCCAACCAGCGAGGGGTGTCGCTGTTGTCACTGTAGCAAGTTCTCCTAGGACAGCACGCAGAGCTTCGTTACCCACAACACGGCATGGCATCTCTCCTGGAGACTTGTTCATCGAGCAACAAGCTCAAAATATCCTCAACAGACAGGG TTTGGCAGCTCTCTCTCAGAGTGAGTGGTCCCTCAGGAGAGACACGGACAGTGAATCATACTCTCAAATCAACTGGCCATCCAGGTATCAGAGTGGGAGTGCAACCCTTTAA